Within Streptomyces sp. SS1-1, the genomic segment GACCAGCTTCGGGTCCGCCCACGGCAGCGGCGAGTACGCGCCCATGCCGCCGGTGTTCGGGCCCTCGTCGCCGTCCAGGGCGCGCTTGAAGTCCTGGGCGGGCTGCAGCGGCAGGACGGTCCGGCCGTCGGTGATGGCGAAGAGGGAGACCTCGGGGCCGTCCAGGTACTCCTCGATGACGACGCGCTCGCAGGCGTTGGCGTGCGCGCGGGCCGCGTCGAGGTCGGCGGTCACGACGACGCCCTTGCCGGCCGCCAGACCGTCGTCCTTGACGACGTAGGGGGCGCCGAAGGCGTCCAGGGCCTCGTCGACCTGGGCAGGCGTGGCGCAGACGTAGGAGCGGGCCGTGGGGACGCCGGCCGAGGCCATGACGTCCTTGGCGAACGCCTTGGACCCCTCGAGCTGCGCGGCCTCCTTGGAGGGGCCGAACACCGGGATGCCCGCCCCGCGCACGGCGTCGGCGACCCCCGCGACGAGGGGGGCCTCCGGTCCGACGACCACGAGGCCGGCGCCGAGCCGTTCGGCCAGCGCGGCGACGGCCTCGCCGTCGAGGGCGTCGACCTGGTGCAGTTCGGCGACCTCGGCGATGCCGGCGTTGCCGGGGGCGCAGTACAGCGCGGTGACGTCGGGGTCGAGGGACAGGGAGCGGCACAGGGCGTGTTCGCGGGCGCCGCTACCGATGACGAGGACCTTCACGGGGTCAGCCTAACGGCCTTCTTGTGCGGGACGCCGAGGGGCCGGGGGCTCGGGAGCTGTGCGTTCCTCCAAAACCGGCCCCTCACCACAGACCGCCGGCGAGGCCTAGTCGTTCGTGATCTCCTCGACGACCGTCGCGCCCAGCTCCCGCACGATCAGCTCGCGGCCGGACAGGGCCGACTCGTTGAGGTCGGGGTCGTCGTCCTCCGGGATGTCGTCCTCGATGGAGACGGAGGGCGGCTCGGGGGCGCTGGGCCGCGGGGCCGGCGCGGGGGCCGGTGCCGACGGGGCCGCCGGTGCCGCGGACGGGGCGGGGGCCGGGCGCGGGGCCGACTGACCGCCGTAGCCGCCGGGGGCCGGGGCGGCGCCGCCTCCGCCGAAGCCGGGGGAACCACCCGGGGCCGGGGGCGCCGAGCCGCCGCCCGACGGGTCGACGATCGCCTCGATCTTCCACTGCACGTGGAACTGCTCGGCCAGGGCCTGCCGCAGCACGTCCTCGCTGCCGCTGCTCGCGAAGTTGTCGCGCGCGCCGGCGTTGACGAAGCCGAGCTGGAGCGTGGTGCCGTCGAAGCCGGCGACCTGGGCGTTCTGGCTGAGCAGGATCCAGGTGAAGCGGCGGCGGTTCTTGACCGCCTCCAGGATGTTCGGCCAGAGCTGGCGGGGGTCCAGGCCGCCGCTCGGGGGCGCGGAGGAGGGCGCCGCCGGTCCGCCTCCCGGGGCGGGCGTGGGTGCGGGCGCGGGGGCGCTGGGCGCGGGTGCCGGGGCACCGCCGCCCGCCGGGGCCGCCGTGGGCCAGCCGCCGGGCCGTCGGCCGCCGCCCGCGGGTGCGGCGGTGGGCCAGGCGCCGGGGGCGGGAGCGGCGGGCGCCTGCGGAGGCGCGGGCGGCGCCGGAGCCGGGGAAGGGGCGGGGGCCGGAGCCGGGGGCGTCGGAGCCGCCGCTGCCTCCGCGGCCGGTGCCTCCGGGGCGGGGGCGCCCGGACCCCGTACGGCGGCGCGGGCGGCGGCGAGACCCCCGCCGGGCGGCACCGGAGGGGCGGCGGCCTGCGGGGGTGCCGGGGCGGCGTGGGCCTCGGGACCGGGGGCGTATCCCATCGCCGGGGCGCCTGCGCCCGCGGTGAAGCTCACACCGCGCTCCAGCCGGTCGAGCCGGGCCATGAGGGACCGCTCGTCGCCGTAGGTGGCGGGCAGCAGCACGCGCGCGCAGATGAGTTCGAGCTGGAGCCGCGGCGAGGTGGCGCCGCGCATCTCGGTCAGCCCCTCGTTGACCAGGTCGGCGGCGCGGCTGAGCTCGGCGGCGCCGAACGTGCCGGCCTGGGCCAGCATCCGCTCCAGGACGTCGGCGGGGGCGTCGATGAGTCCCTTCTCGGCGGCGTCCGGCACGGCGGCCAGGATCACCAGGTCGCGCAGCCGCTCCAGCAGGTCGGCGACGAACCGCCGCGGGTCGTTGCCGCCCTCGATGACCCGGTCCACGACCTCGAAGGCCGCGGCGCCGTCACCGGTCGCGAAGGCCTCCACGACGGAGTCGAGCAGCGAGCCGTCGGTGTACCCGAGGAGGGAGGTGGCCATGGCATACGTCACACCCTCCTCCTTGGCTCCGGCGAGGAGCTGGTCCATCACGGACATGGAGTCACGCACGGAGCCCTGTCCGGCGCGGACGACGAGCGGGAGCACGCCGTCCTCGACGGGGATGTCCTCACGGCGGCAGACGTCGGCGAGGTAGTCCCGCAGGGTGCCCGGCGGGACCAGCCGGAACGGGTAGTGGTGGGTGCGCGAGCGGATCGTCCCGATGACCTTCTCGGGCTCGGTCGTCGCGAAGATGAACTTCAGGTGCTCCGGCGGCTCCTCGACGACCTTCAGCAGGGCGTTGAAGCCGGCCGACGTGACCATGTGGGCCTCGTCGATGATGTAGATCTTGTAACGGCTGGAGGCCGGTCCGAAGAACGCCTTCTCGCGCAGCTCACGGGCGTCGTCCACACCACCGTGCGAGGCCGCGTCGATCTCGATGACGTCGATGGAGCCTGGGCCGTTGCGTGCGAGGTCCTGGCAGGACTGGCACTGGCCGCAGGGGGTCGGGGTGGGGCCCTGTTCGCAGTTCAGACAGCGGGCGAGGATCCGGGCGCTGGTCGTCTTGCCGCATCCGCGCGGGCCGCTGAACAGGTACGCGTGATTGACCCGGTTGTTCCGCAGCGCCTGCTGCAACGGGTCGGTGACATGCTCCTGCCCGATGACCTCGGCGAACGACTCCGGGCGATAGCGGCGGTACAGCGCGAGAGACGACACGCCTACGAGGTTATAGGCGCGCACTGACATCGGGCCCCGCCCCCGGAGCACGCGAACGCCCCTCACGCACCCGCCAGAGCCGACCTACCCTTGCTGCCTTCCGGCCCTGGGGGAGTTCAGTCAGATAGCGCCGCGTGAGGGGCTGCCCAAACAGTACCTGATGACGGGGGCGGGGAACGAGTTCGCGAGCACTCCTCAACGTCTTGTATTGTTTGCGGCGGAGGATTCGCCTAGAGGCCTAGGGCGCACGCTTGGAAAGCGTGTTGGGGGCAACCCCTCACGAGTTCGAATCTCGTATCCTCCGCCAGTGCCTCACCGGGCACGATGTCGAAGGGCCCCACCGTTCGCGGTGGGGCCCTTCGACGTTGTCCGGCGTCATATCCAAGGTGGCGTCGGTCACATGGGGCCGTCCATCGGGTGATTCCCGGTGGGGTGGCGGGGTGGTCGGCCGGGCGTCGGGCCGGGGCGGCGCCATGGTGAGGGTTCCGGTCGTCGCCTTCGTACGGAGTCCCTCGTGGAACAGCAACCCGACACCTCCCGCGGCACGACGGGCAGGGGACGTGCCGCGGTCCTGCTGCTGATCCCCGTGGCCGTGGGCCTGGGCATCTGGTTCGTGGGGCGGGGGGTGACGCCCGATCCGAACAGCGGTCTGTTCGGGGCCCGGTACGACGACGCCATGGAGTTCAAGGCCCGGCTGGGCAGCGCCCTGCTCGGGCTCGCGCTCGTCCAGCTGCTGCTGGCCGCCTGGATGTACGGCGTGCTGCCCGGGTCCCGGCCGGCCCCGCGCGCCGTGCCCCTCGCGCACCGGGTGACCGGACTGCTCGCCTTCCTGCTCTCGGTGCCGATCGCCTACCACTGCCTGAGCGCGTACGGCATCGAGACGACCTCGCCACGGGTGGCGATCCACTCGGTCACCGGGTGCGTCCTGTACGGCGCCTTCGCGGCGAAGGTCGTCGTGGTGCGCAGCCGGCGGTTCCCCGGGTGGACGCTGCCCCTCGGGGGCGGTCTGCTCTTCTGCGCGATCGCCCTGCTCTGGTACACCGCCGCGCTGTGGCAGCTCAACGGGTTCGACTCGCCGGGGCTGACCTGACGCCGGCGGTCAGTAGCCGCCGTTCTGGGACGCGGGCTGCTTGGTGATCTTCTTGCCGTCGGTGCCCAGCACGAACCACTTGGCGCCGAAGGCGTCGACGCCCTGGCCGTTGGTCTGCCCGGCCTTGGTGTCGTCGGCGAACGTGTAGAGGGGCTGCCCCTTGTACGTCACCTGCTTCGAGCCGTCGCTGCGCTTGATGGTGTCGAGCAGCTTGCTGTCCACGCCGCCCTTGGCGACGACCTTGCCGTCCGCCTTCAGCGGCGGCCAGGCCTCGGCGCAGGCATCGTTGCAGGTGGACTTGTCCTTCTTGTCGGACTCGAACAGGTAGAGGGTGTGTCCCTTCTCGTTGACGAGGATCTTCCCCAGGGACGTGTTCTTGGTGGTCACCGTCACGGAGGACGCCGCTTTGGTGCCGGTCGCCGACGGGGCGCCGGCGGCGTGGGCGACGGTCGTCCCGCACAGCAGGAGGGCTGTTCCGGTGGCTGCGACAAGTGCTCGGGCGTGAATGTTCACGGGAATCGCCTCGGAGGATGGGGTCCGGCTTCCGCTCTGGGCGCGCGCGTCACATGAGTCCCAGTAGACAACGAAGCGGACCGCTCGGCCACAGCAGACGGCGCGCGCCCGGCGCCGTCCGCCGCGGCCGTACGGTCAGGCCATCTCGGGCCGCGGCTCCGGGCGCAGGGCCGGGGCGGGCTTCGGGTCCCAGACGCGGGTCGTGCGGAGGTAGCCGTAGATGACCGAGCCCATCGCGGCGAGCAGGAGCGGGCCGTACAGCCAGGGGTGGCGGGCCATCTCCAGCGGCAGGAAGCGGTAGGACAGCAGGAGTGCGGTGAACACCAGGGCGCCGTGCGCGACGAGGCGGGCGCCGGCCCGGTCCCAGCCGCGGGACGCCGCGCGCAGGGCCCCCTCGATGGTGAGGGTGAAGACCACGCCGGCCACCAGGTCGACGCCGTAGTGGTAGCCGAAGCCGAGGGTCGCGCCGAGGGTGGCGACCAGCCAGAACGTGCCCGCGTGGCGCAGGAGGCGCGGTCCGCGGCGGGAGTGGATGAAGAGCGCGGTGGCCCATGCCGTGTGCAGGCTGGGCATGCAGTTGCGCGGGGTGATCCCGTCGAAGGGTATGGAGTGCGGGGCGGTGAGCGCCGGTGCCGTCTGGGGCCAGATGTCGGCGGTCGCCCAGTGGCCGCCGTCGGGGCCGTAGGCGAAGACCGGGCCGACCACCGGGAAGATCATGTAGATGCCGGGGCCGAGCAGGCCTATGACGAGGAACGTGCGCACCAGGTGGTGGCTCGGGAAGCGGCGCTCGGCCGCCACGTGGCGCAGTTGGTAGACCGAGACGAGGACGGCGGCGACCGCGAGCTGGACGTAGACGTAGTCGAGCACATGGGCGCCGACGGGGCCGGTGGCGTCGACGATCCGTCCGACGACCCAGGAGGGGTTGCCGAGCGCCTTGTCGGCGGTGGCCACGTACGGGTCGAGGACCCGCGGCTGGGTCTTCGACGTGATCAGCAGCCAGGTGTCGCCGGTCTTGCGGCCGGCCACCAGGAGCAGGGCCAGTCCGACGCCCTTGAGGAGCAGGAGGCGTTCGGCGCCGGTGCGGCGGGTGACGGCGACGACCGCGCAGGCCAGGACGACGCAGAGCGCGCCGTTGCCGAAGGGGTGCCCCTCGCCGAGGGCGGGCAGGGTGCCGGTGGCCCAGCGCACGGCGAGGACCACGAGGTCGATGCCGAGGGCGGCGCCGAAGGCGACGAGGCGTTCGCGCCAGGTGAGGACGACCGCCATCAGGCCCAGGCCGGCGTACAGCAGGAAGCCGGACTTGGGCGGGAACGCGATCTCGCGGACCTGGTTGGTGAGGGGACCCGGCTCACCGTAGTGGCGGGCGGCCGCCTCCAGGGCGATCAGGAACCCGAGGGCGACCACGCCCACGGCGGACCACACCAGCGCCCGCTGCCGGCTGCCTGTGCGCGCGAACGTCTGCGATGTCTCGGATATCAATGGTCCCGGCCGATGTGTAAGGGGCGATCGTCAGCACACTCGTTCGTGAGTTCGAGCATGGTATCGGAGCGGGGCAAGGGGGATTTATGCGCTGCCCGAATCCCCACCCCGCCGACGAAGACGCCGAAAGCGGCCGGTGCGTTGCCCTCCGTCCCGGGCCGGACGTCCGGGTCAGACGTCCAGGGGCTGTTCCGCCCAGATCGTCTTGCCGTGGGACGACTGGCGGGTCCCCCAGCGCCGGGTCAGCTGCGCCACGAGGAGCAGCCCCCGGCCGCCCTCGTCGAAGGTGCGGGCCCGGCGCAGATGGGGTGCCGTGCTGTCGCCGTCGGACACCTCGCAGATGAGGGAGTCCTCGTGGGTGAGATGGATCAGGCGCAGCTGGACGGGCGGCCGGGCGTGCCGGATGGCGTTGGTGACCAGTTCGCTGACGACGAGTTCCGTGACGAACGCGGCGTCCTCCAGGCCCCACGCGTCGAGCCGGGCGAGCGCGTCCTTGCGGGCCTGGGCCACGGCGGACGGGGTGGACGGCACCTGCCAGGTGGCGACCTGGGAGGCGTCCAGCGCGCGGGTGCGGGCGACGAGCAGGGCGACGTCGTCGGGCGGCCTGGGCGGCAGCAGGTCGGTGAGGATCCGGTCGCACAGGGCGTCCAGGGTGGGTTCGGGGCCGGTCAGCAGACCGCTCAGCCGGCTGACGTCCGCCTCCCCGTCCCCGTCCCCGGCGCGGGACCGGCCGCCGGGCGTGATCAGGCCGTCGGTGTAGAGGGCGAGCAGGCTGCCCTCGGGCAGGTCGATCTCGGCGGCCTCGAAGGGCAGGCCGCCCACGCCGAGCGGCGGTCCGGGCGGCAGGTCGACGCGCTCGGCGGCGCCTCCGGGGGCGACCACGACCGGCGGCGGATGCCCGGCGCGGGCCAGGGAGCAGCGCCGGGAGATCGGGTCGTACACGGCGTACAGGCAGGTCGCGCCGACCTCTCCCTCGCACTCGGGGTGCCGCTCGCGCGTCCGGCCGCCGTCCCGTTCGGTGGACAGCCGGGACACCAGGTCGTCGAGGTGGGTGAGCAGTTCGTCGGGGGCCAGGTCGATGTCGGCGAGGGTGCGTACGGCCGTCCGCAGCCGGCCCATGGTGGCGGAGGCGTGGATGCCGTGCCCGACGACGTCCCCGACGACGAGGGCCACCCGCGCCCCGGACAGCGGGATCACGTCGAACCAGTCGCCGCCGACCCCGGTGTGCGCGCCCGCCGGGAGGTAGCGGGTGGCGACCTCCACGGCCGCCTGCTCGGGCAGCCGCTGCGGCAGCAGGCTGCGCTGCAGGGTGACCGACCGGTCGCGTTCGTGGGTGTAGCGGCGGGCGTTGTCCATGCAGACGGCCGCGCGGGCCGCCAGTTCCTCGGCCAGCACCACGTCGTCCTGCTGGAAGATCTCGGGGTGGCGGTGCCGGGCGAGGACGGCGACGCCGAGGGTGGTGCCGCGCGCGGTCAGCGGCACCGTCATCACCGAGTGGATGCCGAACTCCCGGACGCGGGCGGCCCGGACCGGGTCGTGCGCCACGAGCGCGGTGATCGCCGGATGCGTCATCTCGTACGCCGTGGCGTGTCCGGAGCGCAGCGTCTCGACCGGCGCGGAGCCCTCAGAGAACCGTTCCAGGGAGCCCAGCGCGGTGACCGCCTCCGGGACGCCCGGGGTCACGGACTGGTGGGCGGCCCGGAGCAGTTCCAGCGGGCCGGGCGGCGGGCCGCCGCGCCGGGACGTGTCCGGCGGGTCGTCGACGGCGGTCAGCAGGTCGACGGACGCGAAGTCGGCCAGTTCGGGGACGACGACGTCGGCCAGTTCCTGCGCGGTGCGCATCACGTCGAGGGTGGTGCCGATGCGCCGGCCCGCCTCGGCGATCAGCTGGAGCCGGCGGCGGGCCCAGTGCTGCTCGGTCATGTCGTGCGCGGTGAGGCAGACGCCCCGGACGACTCCGCCGGCGTCCCGCAGCGGGGACATCAGCAGCGACCAGGCGCCCACCCGGGTCTCGCCCGCGGCGGTCAGGAAGTCCTCGTCGACCTCCACCTCCCCGGTGCGCAGCACCCGGGCCATGCTCTCCTCCGCGCGCCGGCCGGCCGGATCGTCGACGATCTCCCCGACGCGCAGCCCCAGCATGTCGTCCTCGGTGAGGGCGACGGCCCGCTCCATGGCCCGGTTGGCCCGGCGCAGCCGCAGCCGGGTGTCGTACAGGGCCGTTGCGCAGCACGGGGACTGGGTGAAGCTCCAGCTCACGAAGGGGTCGTCGTGCCGCTCGGGCGGTGACGGCCGGTCGGGCGGCGCGCTGACGCAGAACCACTCGCGCCGCCCGTTCTCCCGGGTCCGGTGGTGGGCCAGGACCTTGGCGGTGAGCGTACGGCCGTCGCGGTGCCGGAGAGCGACCGTGCCGTGCCAGCGCCGCAGCCGGGGGAACGGGGGCAGGTCCCGCCCGCGCGGCGGCTCGGCCAGCAGACCGGCCGCCGGACGGCCCACGATCTCACCGGCCGGGTGA encodes:
- a CDS encoding phosphatase PAP2 family protein, encoding MVWSAVGVVALGFLIALEAAARHYGEPGPLTNQVREIAFPPKSGFLLYAGLGLMAVVLTWRERLVAFGAALGIDLVVLAVRWATGTLPALGEGHPFGNGALCVVLACAVVAVTRRTGAERLLLLKGVGLALLLVAGRKTGDTWLLITSKTQPRVLDPYVATADKALGNPSWVVGRIVDATGPVGAHVLDYVYVQLAVAAVLVSVYQLRHVAAERRFPSHHLVRTFLVIGLLGPGIYMIFPVVGPVFAYGPDGGHWATADIWPQTAPALTAPHSIPFDGITPRNCMPSLHTAWATALFIHSRRGPRLLRHAGTFWLVATLGATLGFGYHYGVDLVAGVVFTLTIEGALRAASRGWDRAGARLVAHGALVFTALLLSYRFLPLEMARHPWLYGPLLLAAMGSVIYGYLRTTRVWDPKPAPALRPEPRPEMA
- a CDS encoding DNA polymerase III subunit gamma and tau; amino-acid sequence: MSSLALYRRYRPESFAEVIGQEHVTDPLQQALRNNRVNHAYLFSGPRGCGKTTSARILARCLNCEQGPTPTPCGQCQSCQDLARNGPGSIDVIEIDAASHGGVDDARELREKAFFGPASSRYKIYIIDEAHMVTSAGFNALLKVVEEPPEHLKFIFATTEPEKVIGTIRSRTHHYPFRLVPPGTLRDYLADVCRREDIPVEDGVLPLVVRAGQGSVRDSMSVMDQLLAGAKEEGVTYAMATSLLGYTDGSLLDSVVEAFATGDGAAAFEVVDRVIEGGNDPRRFVADLLERLRDLVILAAVPDAAEKGLIDAPADVLERMLAQAGTFGAAELSRAADLVNEGLTEMRGATSPRLQLELICARVLLPATYGDERSLMARLDRLERGVSFTAGAGAPAMGYAPGPEAHAAPAPPQAAAPPVPPGGGLAAARAAVRGPGAPAPEAPAAEAAAAPTPPAPAPAPSPAPAPPAPPQAPAAPAPGAWPTAAPAGGGRRPGGWPTAAPAGGGAPAPAPSAPAPAPTPAPGGGPAAPSSAPPSGGLDPRQLWPNILEAVKNRRRFTWILLSQNAQVAGFDGTTLQLGFVNAGARDNFASSGSEDVLRQALAEQFHVQWKIEAIVDPSGGGSAPPAPGGSPGFGGGGAAPAPGGYGGQSAPRPAPAPSAAPAAPSAPAPAPAPRPSAPEPPSVSIEDDIPEDDDPDLNESALSGRELIVRELGATVVEEITND
- the purD gene encoding phosphoribosylamine--glycine ligase encodes the protein MKVLVIGSGAREHALCRSLSLDPDVTALYCAPGNAGIAEVAELHQVDALDGEAVAALAERLGAGLVVVGPEAPLVAGVADAVRGAGIPVFGPSKEAAQLEGSKAFAKDVMASAGVPTARSYVCATPAQVDEALDAFGAPYVVKDDGLAAGKGVVVTADLDAARAHANACERVVIEEYLDGPEVSLFAITDGRTVLPLQPAQDFKRALDGDEGPNTGGMGAYSPLPWADPKLVEEVLETVLQPTVDEMRRRGTPFSGLLYAGLAITSRGVRVIEFNARFGDPETQVVLARLKTPLAGVLLASAQGRLADLEPLRWSDDAAVTVVVASHNYPGTPRTGDPITGLDEVAAQDAPHAYVLHAGTRRDGEAVVSAGGRVLSVTATGGDLTEARTRAYRAVDRIGLDGSQHRTDIAAKAAADA
- a CDS encoding SpoIIE family protein phosphatase, whose protein sequence is MHEPAGARAPSDLDDLVGADLTARVTVDEHGTVTGWNAGAERLLGHPAGEIVGRPAAGLLAEPPRGRDLPPFPRLRRWHGTVALRHRDGRTLTAKVLAHHRTRENGRREWFCVSAPPDRPSPPERHDDPFVSWSFTQSPCCATALYDTRLRLRRANRAMERAVALTEDDMLGLRVGEIVDDPAGRRAEESMARVLRTGEVEVDEDFLTAAGETRVGAWSLLMSPLRDAGGVVRGVCLTAHDMTEQHWARRRLQLIAEAGRRIGTTLDVMRTAQELADVVVPELADFASVDLLTAVDDPPDTSRRGGPPPGPLELLRAAHQSVTPGVPEAVTALGSLERFSEGSAPVETLRSGHATAYEMTHPAITALVAHDPVRAARVREFGIHSVMTVPLTARGTTLGVAVLARHRHPEIFQQDDVVLAEELAARAAVCMDNARRYTHERDRSVTLQRSLLPQRLPEQAAVEVATRYLPAGAHTGVGGDWFDVIPLSGARVALVVGDVVGHGIHASATMGRLRTAVRTLADIDLAPDELLTHLDDLVSRLSTERDGGRTRERHPECEGEVGATCLYAVYDPISRRCSLARAGHPPPVVVAPGGAAERVDLPPGPPLGVGGLPFEAAEIDLPEGSLLALYTDGLITPGGRSRAGDGDGEADVSRLSGLLTGPEPTLDALCDRILTDLLPPRPPDDVALLVARTRALDASQVATWQVPSTPSAVAQARKDALARLDAWGLEDAAFVTELVVSELVTNAIRHARPPVQLRLIHLTHEDSLICEVSDGDSTAPHLRRARTFDEGGRGLLLVAQLTRRWGTRQSSHGKTIWAEQPLDV
- a CDS encoding DUF6529 family protein, which codes for MEQQPDTSRGTTGRGRAAVLLLIPVAVGLGIWFVGRGVTPDPNSGLFGARYDDAMEFKARLGSALLGLALVQLLLAAWMYGVLPGSRPAPRAVPLAHRVTGLLAFLLSVPIAYHCLSAYGIETTSPRVAIHSVTGCVLYGAFAAKVVVVRSRRFPGWTLPLGGGLLFCAIALLWYTAALWQLNGFDSPGLT